The DNA region GCGCTCGAGGCGATGGCCGAACGCGAAGGCGGCGACACCCTGCGCGTGCGCGTGCATGTCGAGGGAGCGCCGATGAGCCTGCCCGCCGGCGTGGAGGCGGCGCTGCTGCGAATCGCGCAGGGCGCGCTGGCGAATGCGCGCGAGCACGCCGCGGCCGGCACGGTCACCATCACCCTGACCGATTTGGGCGACCGGCTCGTGCTCGACATCGCCGACGACGGAACGGGTTTCGACCCCGCCGCGCTGTCCACCCCCGCCGGCCGCGGGCACGGCCTGCCCGCCATGCGCGCCCGGCTGCGCCAGCTGGGCGGGACCCTGACCGTCGAATCCGCACCCGGTGACCGCACCGTCGTCTCCGCCGAAGTCCCCTTGGAGCGGCCGTGACCGAAGCGAAAACCGTTGTCCGCCTAGTGCTCTGCGACGACCACGCGGTGGTCCGGGCAGGCCTGCGCGCCCTGTTGGGCAGCGCCGGGGGCATCGAGGTGGTCGGTGAGGCGGGCAGCGGCCCCGAAGCGGTCGCCCTGGCCGAGCGCCTGCAACCCGACGTGGTCCTGATGGATCTGCAGCTCGGCGGCGACATGGACGGCATCGAGGCCACCCGCCGCATCACCACCACCCTCCGCCCGGCCCCGCACGTTCTGGTCCTCACCACCTTCGACACCGACGCCGACATCACCCGCGCCATCGCCGCGGGCGCGACGGGGTATCTGCTCAAAGCCGAACGGCCCGAAGAACTCTTCGCCGCCATCCAGGCCGCCGCCCAGGGCCGCACCGCCCTCTCGCCCCCGATCGCGGACCGTGTCCTGCAGCGCATGCGCAACCCGCAGCCCGCGCTGACCGCCCGCGAACTCGACATTCTCGGGCAGCTCGCGCAGGGGCTGGGCAACCGCGAAATCGCCAAGGCGCTGCACGTCAGCGAGGCGACGGTGAAGACCCATCTGGGCCGCATCTATGACAAGCTCGGCGTGGACAACCGCGCCGCGGCGGTCGCGGTCGCGAATGAGCGGCGCTTGCTGAACTGAAGGCCGGTCGATCCGGGCTCGATGCCCGCGGCACCGGATTGCCATGAGTTCACCCGACCTGGGTGAGCCTGTCGGCGCATTGGTCGGCTGGACCGTGGTGTATGCGGCACTGACCGCGCATCTGCAGCGTGGAGTGTCCACATTCAAGGCGCAAACCGTGTAATGATCGCCATTGCTGATCATTTGCTGTAATCGGATCGCGCCTGCGACCCCGGACAGGTGGTGACCGTGGAAGACCAAGATCAAGGGCAGGGCACACCCGAGCAGCCCCCGCTCGATTACCGATTCACCCTCGCGAACGAACGCACCTTCCTCGCGTGGATCCGCACCGCGCTCGGCCTGCTGGCCGCGGGCGTGGCGGTGCACACGCTGGTGCAGCCGTTCCACCATCTCGGCGTGCGGCGCGCGCTCTCGCTCAGCTGCATCGCGCTGGCGGTGGCGCTGGCGACCGGGGCGTACACGCACTGGCGTGATGTCCAGGGCCGGATGGAACGGGGTGAGCCACTGCGCAACTCGCTGCTGGTTCCGATCCTCGCGGCCGGCATCGCGGTGGTCTCGGTGTTCGCGGCAGTCGCGACGGTCTGGCCGTGACCGCGCCGCCCACCTACCCCGCCGAGCGCACCGCCCTGGCCTGGCGGCGCACCGCCCTCGCGGCCATGGGCACTGCGGCGTTGTTCGTCAACCACGCCGCCACCAGCGGCTGGCATCCGGCGGCCATCGGGCCCGCGATGGCGGCGCTGGCACTGCTGTTCCTGGCGGGCCTGAGCTTCGTGCGCCACAACACGCTTCACCACGGGCATTGGGCGCACGGCTCGCGCGTCATCGCCATCGCCACGGTCGCCGTGCTCACGGTCTGCGCGGTGGCGATGGTCATCGGGCTCACCGATCCCGGTAAGAAAGACGCTTTTTCGACCCCAACGACGTCGGAGATTCCGGCAAGAGCAGGAGGCGGACAGTGAGTACGGTTTCCGAACCGAGCAAGTTCATCATCGAACAGAACCAACGTGCGCTGAAAGAACTCCCGTTCGACAACACCGCGGACCAGGCCGACGCCGACCGCGGCTTCATCGCCAAGCTGGAACCGGGAATCGTCAAGGACGCCAAGGGAAATGTCGTCTGGGACGATGAATCCTACGGCTTCCTGCAGGGCTCCTGCCCGAACTCGGTGCACCCGTCGCTGTGGCGGCAGTCCGGTCTGGTCGTGAAACAGGGTCTCTACGAGGTGGTTCCGGGGATCTATCAGATCCGTGGTCTGGATCTTTCCAACATGACGATCATCGAAGGCAACACCGGTGTCATCGTCATCGACCCGCTGATCTCGACCGAGACGGCGAAGGCGGGCATGGACCTGTACTTCGTGCACCGCGGCCAGAAGCCGGTCGCGGCCATGATCTACACCCACTCCCACATCGACCACTTCGGTGGCGCGATGGGTGTGATGACCGCCGAAGACGCTGCCTCGGGCCGCATTCCGGTGATCGCCCCGGCCGGATTCCTCGAGCACGCGGTCGCCGAGAACGTCTACGCGGGCGTCGCCATGGCGCGCCGCGCCGCCTACATGTACGGCGCGGCGCTCCCGCGCGGCCCGAAGGGGCAGGTCGGCGCGGGTCTGGGGCAGACCACCTCGACCGGCACCGTCACCCTGATCGCGCCGACCCACGACATCACCGCCACCGGGCAGGAGATGACGATCGACGGCGTGCGCATCGTCTTCCAGATCACCCCGGGCACCGAGGCCCCCTCGGAAATGAACTTCCACTTCCCCGACTTCCGCGCCCTGTGCATGGCCGAGAACGCCACCCACACCCTGCACAACCTGCTCACCCTGCGCGGCGCGCTGGTGCGCGACCCGCACGTGTGGGCCAAGTACCTAACCGAGTCGATCAACCTCTACGGGCGCGACTCCGATGTCGTGTTCGCCTCGCACCACTGGCCGACCTGGGGCACCGAGACGCTGGTCGAGTACATGGAGCTGCAGCGCGACCTGTACGCCTACCTGCACGACCAGACGCTGCGCCGGATCAACCTGGGCTATGTCGGCGGCGAGATCGCCGAGATGATGGATATGCCTCCGGCCCTGGCCGATTCGTGGGCCGCGCACGGCTACTACGGTTCGGTCAGCCACAACGTGAAGGCCATCTACCAGCGCTACATGGGCTGGTTCGACGGCAACCCCGCGCACCTGTGGGAGCACCCGCCGGTCGAGAACGCCAAGCGGCACGTGGAATTCATGGGCGGCGCCGACGAGGTGCTGCGCAAGGCGCGCCAGTCCTTCGAGGAGGGCGACTACCGCTGGGTGGTGCAGGCGGTCAACTACGTGATCTTCGCCGACGACACCAACGAGGCCGCCAAGTCGTTGCAGGCCGACGCCTTCGAGCAGCTGGCCTTCGGCGCGGAGAACGGCCCGTGGCGCAACTTCTTCCTCTCGGGCGCCTACGAACTGCGCAACGGCAGCTTCGGCACCCCGACCAAGGAACTGCCCGAGACCATGCTGGCGGCCATGACCGTCGACATGGTGCTCGACGGCCTGGCGCTGCGGGTCGACGGCCCCAAGGCCTGGCACGAGAAGGCGGTCAGCGACTGGGTCTTCACCGACGAGAACCGCACCGTGCGGCTGCAGCTGCGCAATGGCGTGCTGCTGCACTGGGATCGGCACGACGGTGACAAGCTGCCCGCGGCCGACGTCACCTTCACCCTGACCCGTCCGACGCTGATCGGGATGCTGCTGGGCGGGCGCGATGTCGGCGAATTGGTGCAGTCGGGGGCGCTGGCGGTCGAGGGTGATGTCCAGTCCTTCGCCAAGCTGGTCGGCCTGTTCGACGCGCCGGATCCGAACTTCAACATCGTGACGCCCTAGGCGCGGGAAACGGGTTGGGGCGGTCGACTGTCGAGCGGCCCAACCGTTTCCGGAGGAACCACGACAGGCCGCCGATGCGGTAGACAGCAACGCGTTGGCAATTTGCCTGGAAATGGGAAACTTCGGACGTTCGGGTCACCCCGAAGCGGCCGCGGCCGGGCCGGAACGGCGCTGCGGCCGGCCCCTTCGGCCGGAGGATCGGCCGTTGTCGGCTTCAGGGTGTGATCCGGGCGTCGTCAGCGGCCGGGTGCGAGCAGCGCGGTGAGGGCGCGGCGGACCGCCTCGGAGGCGGCCCGGGCCGACAGGCCGCGCCGATCCATCAGGTGGTGGCGGTACGGCCAGCCGACGGTGGCGTCGATGAGGTCCAGCAGTTGTCCGGAGTCCGGCGCGCGGTCCAGTTCGGGTGCGAAGTCGCGCGCCAGGGCCTCGCGAATCCGCTTGTCGGTCAAGCGCATCCGGGCGTCCACGGCCGGTGTGCGCAGCGATTCGACCAGGCCGAGCACGCGGGGCTCGCGTTGCCGCGTGAAGATCGCGTCACCCTGGCGGACCACCGCGTCGATGCGCTCGGGCAGGGGCAGCGCCGGATCGACCTCGGCGATGAGCGCCTCGACCTCCTCGGACTGCTGGTCCACCACGGCCGTGATCAGCGCCGTGCGGGTCGGGAAGTGCACGAAGATGCTGCGTTCGGAGACGCCGGCGCGCCCGGCGATGCCACGCGTGGTCGGGTCGAACTCGCCGTCGTGGACCGCCGACAGCAGGCCCTCGATGATCGCCCGGCG from Nocardia tengchongensis includes:
- a CDS encoding response regulator transcription factor, producing MTEAKTVVRLVLCDDHAVVRAGLRALLGSAGGIEVVGEAGSGPEAVALAERLQPDVVLMDLQLGGDMDGIEATRRITTTLRPAPHVLVLTTFDTDADITRAIAAGATGYLLKAERPEELFAAIQAAAQGRTALSPPIADRVLQRMRNPQPALTARELDILGQLAQGLGNREIAKALHVSEATVKTHLGRIYDKLGVDNRAAAVAVANERRLLN
- a CDS encoding YidH family protein, whose translation is MEDQDQGQGTPEQPPLDYRFTLANERTFLAWIRTALGLLAAGVAVHTLVQPFHHLGVRRALSLSCIALAVALATGAYTHWRDVQGRMERGEPLRNSLLVPILAAGIAVVSVFAAVATVWP
- a CDS encoding DUF202 domain-containing protein, whose protein sequence is MTAPPTYPAERTALAWRRTALAAMGTAALFVNHAATSGWHPAAIGPAMAALALLFLAGLSFVRHNTLHHGHWAHGSRVIAIATVAVLTVCAVAMVIGLTDPGKKDAFSTPTTSEIPARAGGGQ
- a CDS encoding alkyl/aryl-sulfatase, translating into MSTVSEPSKFIIEQNQRALKELPFDNTADQADADRGFIAKLEPGIVKDAKGNVVWDDESYGFLQGSCPNSVHPSLWRQSGLVVKQGLYEVVPGIYQIRGLDLSNMTIIEGNTGVIVIDPLISTETAKAGMDLYFVHRGQKPVAAMIYTHSHIDHFGGAMGVMTAEDAASGRIPVIAPAGFLEHAVAENVYAGVAMARRAAYMYGAALPRGPKGQVGAGLGQTTSTGTVTLIAPTHDITATGQEMTIDGVRIVFQITPGTEAPSEMNFHFPDFRALCMAENATHTLHNLLTLRGALVRDPHVWAKYLTESINLYGRDSDVVFASHHWPTWGTETLVEYMELQRDLYAYLHDQTLRRINLGYVGGEIAEMMDMPPALADSWAAHGYYGSVSHNVKAIYQRYMGWFDGNPAHLWEHPPVENAKRHVEFMGGADEVLRKARQSFEEGDYRWVVQAVNYVIFADDTNEAAKSLQADAFEQLAFGAENGPWRNFFLSGAYELRNGSFGTPTKELPETMLAAMTVDMVLDGLALRVDGPKAWHEKAVSDWVFTDENRTVRLQLRNGVLLHWDRHDGDKLPAADVTFTLTRPTLIGMLLGGRDVGELVQSGALAVEGDVQSFAKLVGLFDAPDPNFNIVTP
- a CDS encoding TetR/AcrR family transcriptional regulator — its product is MSEGTGGSPRRRRNPEQTRRAIIEGLLSAVHDGEFDPTTRGIAGRAGVSERSIFVHFPTRTALITAVVDQQSEEVEALIAEVDPALPLPERIDAVVRQGDAIFTRQREPRVLGLVESLRTPAVDARMRLTDKRIREALARDFAPELDRAPDSGQLLDLIDATVGWPYRHHLMDRRGLSARAASEAVRRALTALLAPGR